Proteins found in one Pseudomonas mosselii genomic segment:
- a CDS encoding acetyltransferase, which yields MTVPVELLQTGPEHAELVRNLYQFYAYESSDWEQEDVEVDGRFYIHEPHFARYWQTPGWSASLILVDGFIAGFMLIERSELPGIEACELADLFILKKYRRQGVGLAVARQTLCEGDSDWLVRCYPADAPALAFCQAVLADLPRAVREITLDDEPPLRNFLVTRQRH from the coding sequence CCAGACCGGCCCCGAGCACGCCGAGCTGGTGCGTAACCTCTACCAGTTCTACGCTTACGAATCCTCCGACTGGGAGCAGGAGGACGTCGAGGTGGACGGGCGCTTCTACATTCACGAGCCGCACTTCGCCCGCTACTGGCAAACCCCCGGCTGGAGCGCCAGCCTGATCCTGGTGGACGGCTTCATCGCCGGCTTCATGCTCATCGAGCGCAGCGAGCTGCCCGGCATCGAGGCCTGCGAGCTGGCCGACCTGTTCATCCTCAAGAAGTACCGCCGCCAGGGCGTGGGCCTGGCGGTGGCGCGGCAGACGCTGTGCGAAGGCGACAGCGACTGGCTGGTGCGCTGCTATCCCGCGGATGCCCCGGCACTGGCGTTCTGCCAGGCAGTGCTGGCGGACCTGCCGCGTGCGGTACGGGAGATCACGCTTGATGATGAGCCGCCACTGCGCAACTTCCTGGTGACCCGGCAGCGGCACTGA
- a CDS encoding putative bifunctional diguanylate cyclase/phosphodiesterase yields MSLAANPDMMYRLLIQSVADYAIYQLTPEGIVANWNPGAQRAKGYQAEEIIGQHFSVFYTDEDRHAGLPARSLDTARNEGRFQAEGLRQRKDGSHFWTSVVIEPIKDEHSGQLIGYAKITRDISERRQHELELLKAKELAEQYSQEMTTLSQFLDSVIANIPASVIVQDLQSQQILLANQQAERLFGRQGTRMVGQLPRQCLVPAAVDYLEQQLARGARSTKGYAAETRVDTATGPRTLRSRATLCDNREGQGDYVLFVAEDATEELAAHAQIHHMAHHDALTGLPNRTLFHERLKQALLRGEDSGKLTAALCLDLDNFKNINDTLGHAFGDKLLRALGKRLRRELREHDTLARLGGDEFAVVLSGLETCDAARITAQRLIEAICPPFHIEGHQFSVGVSIGVAVAPDDHHQAEQLLGYADMALYEAKRNGRNRYECFHVELDVAARQRRLVETDLRTALHLGQLQLHYQPVVDQQSATVTGYEALLRWEHPSRGMIMPMDFIPIAEETGLIHEIGARALNLACQEAASWGTTQTVSVNLSAVQFKNANLVHTVALALADSGLPATRLELEITESVLLGSSEENVRTLRALKDLGVSISLDDFGTGYSSLGYLRSFPFDRIKIDKSFVHDMCESREAMSIIRAITELSNSLMIKTTAEGVESAEQMERLLAEGCSHFQGYLYGRPAPASERLTQVLPRA; encoded by the coding sequence ATGTCGCTCGCCGCCAATCCCGACATGATGTACCGGTTGTTGATCCAGAGCGTGGCGGACTACGCCATCTACCAGCTCACCCCCGAGGGCATTGTCGCCAACTGGAACCCGGGCGCGCAGCGGGCCAAGGGCTACCAGGCCGAGGAGATCATCGGCCAGCACTTCTCGGTGTTCTATACCGACGAGGACCGCCATGCCGGGCTGCCGGCACGCAGCCTGGACACCGCGCGCAACGAGGGGCGTTTCCAGGCCGAAGGGCTGCGCCAGCGCAAGGACGGGTCGCACTTCTGGACCAGCGTGGTGATCGAGCCGATCAAGGATGAACACAGCGGCCAGTTGATCGGCTATGCCAAGATCACCCGCGACATTTCCGAGCGCCGCCAGCATGAGCTTGAGCTGCTCAAGGCCAAGGAGTTGGCCGAACAGTACAGCCAGGAGATGACCACCCTGTCGCAGTTCCTCGACTCGGTGATCGCCAACATTCCCGCCAGCGTCATTGTCCAGGACCTGCAGAGCCAGCAGATCCTCCTGGCCAACCAGCAGGCCGAGCGCTTGTTCGGCCGCCAGGGCACACGCATGGTCGGCCAGTTGCCGCGCCAATGCCTGGTGCCGGCGGCCGTCGACTACCTCGAGCAGCAGCTGGCGCGCGGGGCGCGCAGCACCAAGGGCTACGCCGCCGAAACCCGGGTCGACACCGCCACGGGGCCGCGTACGCTGCGCAGCCGGGCCACGCTCTGCGACAATCGTGAAGGGCAGGGGGACTACGTGCTGTTCGTCGCCGAGGACGCCACCGAGGAACTGGCCGCCCATGCCCAGATCCACCACATGGCCCATCACGATGCGCTGACCGGGCTGCCCAATCGAACCCTGTTCCATGAACGTCTCAAGCAGGCGTTGCTGCGCGGCGAGGACAGCGGCAAGCTGACCGCTGCCCTGTGCCTGGACCTGGACAACTTCAAGAACATCAACGACACCCTCGGCCACGCCTTCGGCGACAAGCTGCTGCGCGCCCTGGGCAAGCGCCTGCGCCGCGAGCTGCGCGAGCACGACACCCTGGCCCGGCTTGGCGGCGACGAGTTCGCCGTGGTGCTGTCGGGCCTGGAGACCTGTGACGCCGCGCGCATCACCGCCCAGCGCCTGATCGAGGCGATCTGCCCGCCGTTCCATATCGAAGGGCACCAGTTCAGCGTAGGGGTGAGCATCGGCGTGGCGGTCGCGCCCGATGACCACCACCAGGCCGAGCAGTTGCTGGGCTACGCCGACATGGCCCTGTACGAGGCCAAGCGCAACGGCCGCAACCGCTACGAGTGCTTTCATGTCGAACTGGATGTCGCCGCCCGCCAGCGCCGCCTGGTCGAGACTGACCTGCGCACCGCGCTGCACCTGGGCCAGCTGCAACTGCACTACCAGCCGGTGGTGGACCAGCAGAGCGCCACTGTTACCGGTTACGAGGCCCTGCTGCGCTGGGAACACCCGAGCCGCGGCATGATCATGCCGATGGATTTCATTCCCATCGCCGAGGAAACCGGCCTGATCCACGAGATCGGCGCCCGGGCGCTGAACCTGGCGTGTCAGGAGGCGGCCAGCTGGGGCACCACGCAGACGGTATCGGTCAACCTCTCGGCGGTGCAGTTCAAGAATGCCAACCTGGTGCATACCGTGGCCCTGGCCCTGGCCGATTCAGGCCTGCCGGCCACGCGCCTGGAGCTGGAGATCACCGAGTCGGTGCTGCTGGGCAGCAGCGAGGAGAACGTGCGGACCCTACGCGCGCTGAAGGACCTGGGGGTGTCGATTTCCCTCGACGATTTCGGCACGGGGTATTCTTCGCTGGGCTACCTGCGCTCGTTCCCATTCGACCGGATCAAGATCGACAAGTCGTTCGTCCACGACATGTGCGAAAGCCGCGAGGCGATGTCGATCATCCGCGCCATCACCGAGCTGTCCAACAGCCTGATGATCAAGACCACGGCCGAAGGGGTGGAGTCGGCCGAGCAGATGGAGCGCCTGCTGGCCGAGGGGTGTTCGCATTTCCAGGGCTACTTGTATGGCCGGCCGGCGCCGGCGAGCGAGCGCTTGACGCAGGTGCTGCCGCGAGCCTGA
- a CDS encoding DMT family transporter → MSSSSSLSGVNQPLRGIALVVVATFLFASHDALSKFLGGIYPIIMVVWVRYLVHTLLMAGIFLPKAGLAVLRTRRPLLQTLRALSLLSTSLLFTAGLQYLPLAEATSVNFLAPVLVTALSVPLLKERVTPGQWLAVVMGFVGVLVVVHPGGAMFTPAILFPFGSALGFCFYQLLTRKLAAHDSPTTSNFYAGLCNTLIMTALVPFFWQAPQWSHVPLMLALGGCGMTAHLLLTQAFRHAAPALLAPFSYCQIVFAGLLGLVVFGQVPDGTSLVGIAVICLSGLGAAWMQRRP, encoded by the coding sequence ATGAGTTCCAGTTCGTCGCTGTCCGGAGTCAACCAGCCACTGCGCGGCATCGCCCTGGTGGTGGTGGCCACCTTCCTGTTCGCCAGCCACGACGCACTGTCGAAATTCCTCGGTGGGATCTATCCGATCATCATGGTGGTCTGGGTGCGTTACCTGGTGCACACCCTGCTGATGGCCGGGATCTTCCTGCCCAAGGCGGGCCTCGCGGTGCTGCGTACACGCCGGCCGTTGCTGCAGACCCTGCGCGCGTTGAGCCTGCTCAGCACCAGCCTGCTGTTCACCGCCGGGTTGCAGTACCTGCCGCTGGCGGAGGCAACTTCGGTCAACTTCCTCGCGCCGGTACTGGTCACCGCGCTGTCGGTGCCGCTGCTCAAGGAGCGGGTGACGCCGGGGCAGTGGCTGGCGGTGGTGATGGGCTTTGTCGGCGTGCTGGTGGTGGTGCACCCGGGGGGAGCAATGTTCACCCCGGCCATCCTGTTTCCCTTCGGCTCGGCGCTGGGGTTCTGTTTCTACCAGTTGCTGACGCGCAAACTGGCGGCCCACGACAGCCCGACCACCAGCAACTTCTACGCCGGGTTGTGCAACACCCTGATCATGACGGCACTGGTGCCGTTTTTCTGGCAGGCGCCGCAATGGTCCCATGTGCCGCTGATGCTGGCGCTGGGTGGCTGCGGGATGACCGCGCACCTGTTGTTGACCCAGGCGTTCCGCCATGCGGCGCCGGCGTTATTGGCGCCGTTCAGCTATTGCCAGATCGTGTTCGCCGGGTTGCTGGGCCTGGTGGTGTTCGGCCAGGTGCCGGACGGCACGAGCCTGGTCGGCATCGCGGTGATCTGCCTCAGCGGGCTGGGGGCGGCGTGGATGCAGCGGCGGCCCTGA
- a CDS encoding AraC family transcriptional regulator — protein sequence MISSSPLVDWLLESLELDASLFHVGRYCGGWHASTQGMGRASFHLVVQGHCWLHIDGQAQPLRLESGDAVFLLRDLAYRLSGDEEAGDACAQPRRSMQALDLEAGDGVGLVCGFFHFQSGLSSLIVDGLADWILLRASEPAGSAARALFGLILEECRRPQPSQALLERLTHLLFLYVLRQQVHAGQSLGGLVALARQPAFAGLLERLIEEPGQAWTLESMAACTGLSRSAFFKRFNELAGQSPGQVLLALRMRHACQLLKTGNTVEQVGAQAGYQSVAAFTRAFAKAVGVQPGAYRKQQGAG from the coding sequence ATGATTTCTTCCAGCCCCCTCGTCGATTGGTTATTAGAGAGCCTGGAGCTCGACGCCAGCCTGTTCCATGTCGGCCGCTACTGCGGCGGCTGGCACGCCAGCACCCAGGGCATGGGCCGGGCCAGTTTCCACCTGGTGGTGCAGGGCCATTGCTGGCTGCATATCGATGGCCAGGCGCAGCCGCTGCGCCTGGAGAGCGGCGATGCGGTGTTCCTTTTGCGTGACCTGGCCTATCGGCTGTCCGGCGACGAGGAGGCCGGCGACGCCTGTGCCCAACCGCGCCGAAGCATGCAGGCGCTGGACCTCGAAGCCGGAGACGGCGTGGGGCTAGTGTGCGGGTTCTTCCACTTCCAGTCGGGGTTGTCGTCGCTGATCGTCGACGGGCTGGCGGACTGGATCCTGCTGCGCGCTAGCGAGCCGGCCGGCAGCGCGGCGCGGGCGCTGTTCGGGCTGATCCTCGAGGAATGCCGTCGTCCGCAGCCCTCCCAGGCGCTGCTCGAACGCCTCACCCACCTGTTGTTCCTGTATGTGCTGCGCCAGCAGGTGCACGCCGGCCAGTCGCTGGGCGGCCTGGTCGCCCTCGCCCGCCAGCCGGCCTTCGCCGGCTTGCTGGAACGCCTGATCGAGGAGCCGGGGCAGGCCTGGACGCTGGAGAGCATGGCGGCCTGCACGGGACTTTCGCGCTCGGCCTTCTTCAAGCGCTTCAACGAGCTGGCCGGGCAATCGCCCGGGCAGGTACTGCTGGCGCTGCGCATGCGCCATGCCTGCCAATTGCTCAAGACGGGCAATACCGTCGAACAGGTGGGCGCGCAGGCGGGCTATCAGTCAGTGGCGGCCTTTACCCGGGCATTCGCCAAGGCGGTCGGCGTGCAGCCAGGAGCCTATCGCAAACAGCAGGGTGCGGGATAA
- a CDS encoding carboxymuconolactone decarboxylase family protein — MSARITLHSLQTAPEAARPFLENAQKNSGFIPNLLGILANAPAALETYVTVSALNGKSELTLAEREVVQLIAATQHGCDFCVAGHTAVALNKAKLPQEVVDALRARGELPDARYEALAAFAREVIDTRGNVSDTTYQAFRDAGFSEGNALEVILGVSLATLCNFANVFAQTPLNDELGKYRWQPSA; from the coding sequence ATGTCCGCACGCATCACTCTACACAGCCTGCAGACCGCCCCGGAAGCCGCCCGCCCATTCCTTGAGAACGCGCAAAAGAACTCCGGCTTCATCCCCAACCTGCTGGGCATCCTGGCCAACGCCCCGGCGGCGCTGGAAACCTACGTTACCGTCTCGGCGCTCAACGGCAAATCCGAGCTGACCCTGGCCGAGCGCGAAGTGGTGCAACTGATCGCCGCCACCCAGCATGGCTGCGATTTCTGCGTTGCCGGCCACACCGCCGTGGCGCTGAACAAGGCCAAGCTGCCCCAGGAAGTGGTCGATGCCCTGCGTGCCCGTGGCGAGCTGCCCGACGCCCGCTACGAGGCCCTGGCCGCGTTCGCCCGCGAGGTGATCGACACCCGTGGCAACGTTTCTGACACCACCTATCAGGCGTTTCGCGATGCCGGTTTCAGCGAAGGCAACGCCCTGGAAGTGATTCTCGGCGTGAGCCTCGCAACCCTGTGCAACTTTGCTAATGTGTTCGCCCAGACGCCGCTCAACGACGAGCTCGGCAAGTACCGCTGGCAGCCATCGGCCTGA
- a CDS encoding acyl-CoA dehydrogenase family protein: MLDHAFRQWLDANAEAIDQGQCDPHRVLAQIAESQLLRIGVDPALGGSGGDVTAAVEAIAAIASHSLAAAFVCWGQRAFIEYLLQSPNRALCERLLPDLLKGELAGATGLSNAMKFLSGIEALQVRGRAESDGWNLEGRLHWVTNLRQHGFVVAAAIEDDTGGAPFVVAIPSNAPGLERSDDLQLMGLQSSNTAALAFHQVPLARDWLLHDNARAFLPRVRPAFLALQCGMAIGLARRALEEAQAHLQGRGAFLEEARQVLAERLENTVAELKQGLRDDRFQGQPAALFKLRITLAECAADAVQLELQASGGKAYLTAYGEGFARRWRESAFVPIVTPSLVQLRAELQRQAASA, from the coding sequence ATGCTTGATCATGCATTTCGACAATGGCTGGATGCCAATGCCGAGGCCATCGACCAGGGCCAGTGCGATCCACACCGGGTGCTGGCGCAGATCGCCGAATCGCAACTGCTGCGCATCGGCGTCGACCCGGCCCTTGGCGGCTCGGGTGGCGACGTCACCGCGGCGGTCGAGGCCATCGCCGCCATCGCCAGCCATTCGCTGGCCGCGGCCTTCGTCTGCTGGGGCCAGCGCGCCTTCATCGAATACTTGCTGCAAAGCCCCAACCGGGCGCTGTGCGAGCGGCTGCTGCCCGACCTGCTGAAGGGCGAGCTGGCCGGAGCCACCGGCCTGTCCAACGCCATGAAGTTCCTTTCCGGCATCGAGGCCTTGCAGGTGCGTGGCCGCGCCGAGAGCGATGGCTGGAACCTGGAAGGACGCCTGCACTGGGTGACCAACCTGCGCCAGCACGGTTTCGTGGTGGCCGCGGCCATCGAGGATGATACCGGTGGCGCACCGTTCGTGGTCGCCATCCCGTCGAACGCGCCGGGCCTGGAGCGCTCCGACGACCTGCAACTGATGGGCCTGCAGTCGAGCAACACGGCGGCGCTGGCCTTCCACCAGGTGCCTTTGGCGCGCGACTGGCTGCTACACGACAACGCCCGCGCGTTTCTGCCCAGGGTGCGTCCGGCGTTCCTGGCGCTGCAGTGCGGCATGGCCATCGGCCTGGCACGCCGCGCCCTGGAGGAGGCACAGGCGCACCTGCAAGGGCGTGGCGCCTTCCTCGAGGAGGCCCGCCAGGTGCTCGCCGAGCGCCTGGAGAACACCGTCGCCGAGCTCAAGCAGGGGCTGCGCGACGACCGCTTCCAGGGCCAGCCGGCCGCCTTGTTCAAACTGCGCATCACCCTCGCCGAATGCGCCGCCGACGCCGTGCAGCTGGAGCTGCAGGCCAGCGGTGGCAAGGCCTACCTGACCGCCTATGGCGAGGGCTTCGCCCGCCGCTGGCGCGAGTCGGCGTTCGTGCCGATCGTCACTCCGAGCCTGGTGCAACTGCGCGCCGAGCTGCAACGCCAGGCGGCCTCTGCATGA
- a CDS encoding ABC transporter ATP-binding protein, with protein sequence MTDVLLEARDISLGYPREGGWQAVLEQFDLALAPGEVVSILGPSGVGKSSLLRVLAGLQQARGGRVQLRGEPLQGPHPRLAVAFQDPSLLPWLTLEKNVAFGLDFARQPKLSAAERRARIDHAIDAVGLGHARGQYPAQLSGGMAQRTALARCLARQPEVLLLDEPFGALDEVTRADMQQLLLQLIATHNTAAVLITHDIDEALLLSDRVLLLGNHPARTLGQWHIDLPQPRAQRVEELGALRIEILKTLRRASRTAEPTPPPLPSEAVHVHG encoded by the coding sequence ATGACCGACGTGCTACTCGAAGCCCGTGACATTAGCCTGGGCTACCCGCGCGAGGGTGGCTGGCAGGCGGTGCTGGAGCAGTTCGACCTGGCGCTGGCGCCGGGGGAAGTGGTCAGCATCCTCGGCCCCAGCGGGGTCGGCAAGTCCAGCCTGCTGCGTGTGCTGGCCGGCCTGCAGCAGGCCCGTGGCGGCCGCGTGCAGTTGCGCGGCGAGCCGCTGCAGGGGCCGCATCCGCGTCTGGCGGTGGCGTTCCAGGACCCCAGCCTGCTGCCCTGGCTGACCCTTGAGAAGAACGTCGCCTTCGGCCTCGACTTCGCCCGCCAGCCCAAGCTGTCGGCGGCCGAGCGGCGTGCACGGATCGACCATGCCATCGACGCGGTAGGCCTGGGCCACGCCCGTGGCCAGTACCCGGCGCAGCTGTCCGGCGGCATGGCCCAGCGCACCGCGCTGGCCCGCTGCCTGGCGCGCCAGCCCGAGGTGCTGTTGCTGGACGAACCCTTCGGCGCGTTGGACGAGGTGACCCGGGCCGACATGCAGCAACTGCTGCTGCAACTGATCGCCACCCACAATACCGCTGCGGTGCTGATTACCCACGATATCGACGAAGCCCTGCTGCTGTCCGATCGCGTGCTGCTACTGGGCAACCACCCGGCGCGCACCCTAGGCCAGTGGCACATCGACCTGCCGCAGCCCCGCGCGCAGCGGGTCGAGGAACTGGGCGCGCTGCGCATCGAGATCCTGAAAACCCTTCGGCGGGCAAGCCGCACAGCCGAACCCACTCCACCCCCCTTGCCCTCGGAGGCTGTCCATGTGCATGGATGA
- a CDS encoding ABC transporter substrate-binding protein has product MCMDDCCSTTSRRDFLKLSAMLTAAGAVPLLSSLQARAAAEPDAPVRIGYLPITDATPLLVAHNNGLFEAEGIKAERPVLLRSWAQVIEAFISGQVNVIHLLSPMTVWARYGSKVPAKVVAWNHVGGSGLTVAPDITEMKQLGGKTVAIPFWYSIHNVVLQQMLGDNGLKPVSKPADAQLADNEVNLLVLPPSDMPPALASKRIAGYIVAEPFNALAENLKVGRVQRFTGDVWRNHACCVVFMHEHDLNNRPEWSQKVVNAIVKAQQWTREHRAEAAALLSKAGPNKYTPHEPAVLTKVLAPSAEDRAGYIASGAIQHQQWDEKRIDFQPYPFPSYTEELVKRLKNTLIVGESDFLAGLDPAQTARDLVDERFVRNAIAAVGGPAAFGIAEDFQRSEEFAV; this is encoded by the coding sequence ATGTGCATGGATGACTGCTGTTCCACGACGTCCCGTCGCGATTTTCTCAAGCTGAGCGCCATGCTTACCGCCGCCGGTGCCGTGCCGCTGCTGTCGAGCCTGCAGGCCCGCGCCGCCGCCGAGCCGGACGCGCCCGTGCGTATCGGCTACCTGCCGATTACCGACGCCACACCTTTGCTGGTGGCGCACAACAACGGCCTGTTCGAGGCCGAGGGCATCAAGGCCGAGCGCCCGGTGCTGCTGCGCAGCTGGGCGCAGGTGATCGAGGCGTTCATCTCCGGCCAGGTCAACGTCATCCACCTGCTGTCGCCGATGACCGTGTGGGCGCGCTACGGTAGCAAGGTGCCGGCCAAGGTCGTGGCCTGGAACCATGTCGGTGGCTCGGGCCTGACCGTGGCCCCGGACATCACCGAGATGAAGCAGCTCGGCGGCAAGACCGTGGCCATTCCGTTCTGGTACTCGATCCACAACGTGGTGCTGCAGCAGATGCTCGGTGACAACGGTCTGAAGCCCGTGTCCAAGCCGGCCGACGCGCAACTGGCGGACAACGAGGTCAACCTGCTGGTGCTGCCGCCGTCGGACATGCCGCCGGCCCTGGCCAGCAAGCGCATTGCTGGCTATATCGTCGCCGAGCCGTTCAACGCCCTGGCCGAGAACCTCAAGGTTGGCCGCGTGCAGCGCTTCACCGGTGATGTCTGGCGCAACCATGCCTGCTGCGTGGTGTTCATGCACGAGCACGACCTGAACAATCGCCCGGAGTGGTCGCAGAAGGTGGTCAACGCCATCGTCAAGGCCCAGCAGTGGACCCGCGAGCACCGCGCCGAGGCCGCAGCCCTGCTGTCCAAGGCCGGCCCCAACAAGTACACCCCGCACGAGCCGGCGGTGCTGACCAAGGTGCTGGCGCCTTCCGCCGAAGATCGCGCCGGCTACATCGCCAGCGGCGCGATCCAGCACCAGCAGTGGGACGAGAAGCGCATCGACTTCCAGCCTTACCCCTTCCCCAGCTACACCGAGGAACTGGTCAAGCGCCTGAAGAACACCCTGATCGTCGGCGAGAGCGATTTCCTCGCCGGTCTGGACCCGGCGCAGACTGCCCGCGACCTGGTGGACGAGCGTTTCGTGCGCAACGCCATCGCCGCCGTGGGTGGCCCGGCCGCGTTCGGCATCGCCGAGGACTTCCAGCGTAGCGAGGAGTTCGCGGTCTGA
- a CDS encoding ABC transporter permease, translated as MRRHVVHGALGLAGLAALLLLWWAGVRLFGAADGLSARFAPQATLQSLVELLGQGEVYGHIWVSLKRILVGLLLALLIGVPLGLLVGSYRHLEAATTPAFQFLRMISPLSWMPVVVMLMGVGDQPIYFLLAFAALWPILLNTAAGVRQLDPRWLQLSRSLSATRWETLCKVVIPGVIGHVLTGVRLAIGILWIVLVPCEMLGVSAGLGYFILDTRDRLAYSELMAMVLLIGVLGFMLDALARGLHRRWVHA; from the coding sequence ATGCGCAGGCATGTCGTGCATGGTGCCCTGGGCCTGGCGGGCCTGGCGGCGCTGTTGTTGCTGTGGTGGGCGGGCGTGCGCCTGTTCGGCGCCGCCGATGGCCTGTCGGCGCGCTTCGCGCCCCAGGCCACGCTGCAAAGCCTGGTGGAGTTGCTGGGGCAGGGCGAGGTCTATGGGCACATCTGGGTAAGCTTGAAACGCATCCTCGTCGGCCTGTTGCTGGCGCTGCTGATCGGCGTGCCGCTGGGCCTGCTGGTGGGCAGCTACCGGCACCTGGAGGCGGCGACCACGCCGGCGTTCCAGTTCCTGCGCATGATCTCGCCGCTGTCGTGGATGCCGGTGGTGGTGATGCTGATGGGCGTGGGCGACCAGCCGATCTACTTCCTGCTGGCCTTCGCCGCGCTGTGGCCGATTTTGCTGAACACCGCCGCCGGGGTGCGCCAGCTCGACCCGCGCTGGTTGCAGTTGAGCCGCAGCCTCAGTGCCACGCGCTGGGAGACCTTGTGCAAGGTGGTCATCCCCGGGGTGATCGGCCATGTGCTGACCGGTGTGCGCCTGGCCATCGGCATCCTGTGGATCGTGCTGGTGCCGTGCGAAATGCTTGGGGTTAGCGCCGGCTTGGGATACTTCATCCTCGATACCCGCGATCGGCTGGCCTACTCGGAGCTGATGGCGATGGTGCTGCTGATCGGTGTGCTGGGGTTCATGCTCGATGCCCTGGCGCGCGGGCTGCATCGGCGGTGGGTGCATGCGTGA